In Myripristis murdjan chromosome 9, fMyrMur1.1, whole genome shotgun sequence, the following proteins share a genomic window:
- the iqgap2 gene encoding ras GTPase-activating-like protein IQGAP2: MYHEETATLQRPRYGTIQDDERLSAEEMDERRRQNIAYEYLCHLEEAKQWMEACLEEDLPPTTELEEGLRNGVYLGKLAKFFAPKMVSEKKIYDRDQSRYKSTGLHFRHTDNTVQWLRAMESVGLPKIFYPETTDVYDRKNMPKVVYCIHALSLYLYKLGIAPQIQDLLGKVAFTEEEISNMRSELEKYGIQMPAFSKIGGILANELSVDEAALHAAVIAINEAIDKGQASVTMAALTNPNAMLRNTQQELAQDYQDTLSRAKARKEAQSSGRRSSVATEERDVYEELLTQQEIQGCIDIVNIQTALRQVNQAVTAQDEAALLAALRLDALALLGVQEANCRWYLQHFATYCQHKSKDGGKAMLLEREEIQKVVSSCNDFAEAEKRKLEAVAAINKAIRLGNAAETVEELMNPEAQLPLVYQTAANLYQAELFSLQLQGGRSGLGHEELSVAVEMLSAVAVLNEVLDTRDPQAVTEQLTDSPLGFTNMDHDNLNRYADTLIKMRAEALTQGQEFLTWNDVQKCIDTVNSQVHEEHERIIAIAEINEALNSGDHQQTLAALLLPTAKLTGVNPATAKHYHDVLQHTKLLLCQSSGDESAVLWLDQIQEAIHTANQDEEEALILAGAVADINKMVADGDSQNTLQALHAPAAGLRAVLSECADTYQTELFQMQTDKVSTGNSESVWVRHRIKDRYDYYYNLEKGEGVWEEPEGFQPKGGQLSKEEIQGVVSSVTADYNREQLWLANEPLVTWLQARIRGYLVRKVYGQRMEYLRQQEPHVVKLQACWKGHKQRKVYKERMDFLQNNVASVVKIQSLVKMWKAKSKYNRRLQYFRDHEKDIVKIQAFLKANKARDDYRTLTGAQDPPLPVVRKFVHLLEQSALDLQEEQEVTRLREEVVTKIRSNQQMEKDLNLMDIKIGLLVKNRITLQDVVTHSKKINKKSKDLAAGDKFGIKGLSKGKRRKLEAYQHLFYLLQTSPSYLAKLIFQMPQNKSTKFMDTVIFTLYNYASNQREEYLLLKLFKTALEEEVKSKVDQIQDIATGNPTVIKMVVSFNRGARGHNILRQLLAPVVKDIIDNRNLGINTNPVDVYKAWVNQLETATGEASKLPYDVTPEQAMSHEEVRNRLEASSLALREATDKVLSSIVSSLENIPYGMRYIAKVLRSSLHEKFPDASEDELLKIVGNLVYYRYMNPAIVAPDGFDIIDMSAGGQLHPDQRRNLGSVAKVLQHSAANKLFEGENAHMTPMNSYISQTYQKFRVFFQAACDVPEPEEKFNIDEYSDMVTLSKPIIYISIEEIINTHSLLLEHLEAISPDHNDLLHELLQDLGDAPDVEALLGEGAVDPNDPNRETTLNQLAKTEISLTLTSKFELLEGDDKDTKTLMTKTKKLIVDVIRIQSGETLPEILETSATALQESEHAKIVERRAVQDAQTPEGLKSSPAVLEDSQLPLEQKKRKILRNLRTLEQAGVVTANNKYQDLINDISKDIRYQRRYRQRRKAELLKLQQTLTALNSKAAFYQEQMNYYDTYIKTCLDNLNRKNSRRSIKLDSKGEEKGSKKWKQQSLKYTGARLHEKGVILEIEGLQTNQFKNVMFDISPSEEVGDFEVKAKFMGVEMEKVQLHFQDLLQLQYEGVAVMKMFDKAKVNVNLLIFLLNKKFYGK, translated from the exons ATGTACCATGAAGAAACCGCAACTTTACAAAGACCGCGCTATGGAA CCATTCAGGATGACGAGAGGCTGTCAGCAGAAGAGATGGATGAGAGGCGACGACAGAACATCGCCTACGAGTACCTCTGTCACCTGGAGGAAGCCAAACA GTGGATGGAGGCCTGTCTAGAGGAGGACCTGCCACCCACCACAGAACTGGAGGAGGGATTAAGGAATGGTGTCTACCTCGGCAAACTCGCCAAGTTCTTTGCACCTAAAATGGTGTCTGAGAAAAAGATCTACGACAGAGACCAGAGCCGATATAAG AGCACAGGGCTGCACTtcagacacactgacaacacAGTGCAGTGGCTCAGAGCCATGGAGTCGGTGGGGCTGCCCAAG ATATTCTATCCTGAAACGACCGATGTGTACGATCGCAAAAACATGCCCAAGGTGGTGTACTGCATACATGCACTGAG CTTGTACTTGTACAAACTGGGCATTGCACCACAGATCCAGGACCTGCTGGGAAAGGTGGCCTTCACAG AGGAGGAGATCAGTAACATGAGGAGTGAGCTGGAGAAGTACGGCATCCAGATGCCAGCCTTCAGTAAGATTGGAGGAATCCTGGCCAATGAGCTCTCAGTGGACGAGGCTGCCT TGCATGCTGCTGTGATCGCCATCAATGAGGCAATAGACAAGGGTCAGGCATCTGTGACGATGGCTGCCCTGACAAATCCTAATGCCATGTTGAGGAACACCCAGCAGGAACTGGCCCAGGACTACCAGGACACACTGAGCCGGGCCAAAGCCCGCAAGGAGGCTCAAAGCTCAGGGAGG CGCTCCTCTGTTGCCACAGAGGAAAGAGATGTTTATGAGGAGTTACTGACTCAGCAGGAGATCCAGGGCTGCATTGACATTGTCAACA TCCAGACAGCATTGAGGCAGGTGAATCAAGCGGTAACTGCCCAGGAtgaagctgctctgctggctgcaCTAAGACTGGATGCCCTGGCCCTGTTGGGTGTTCAGGAGGCGAACTGTCGCTGGTACCTGCAGCACTTTGCCACTTACTGCCAACATAAATCCAAG gatGGAGGGAAGGCCATGCTgctagagagagaggagattcaGAAAGTTGTAAGCTCCTGTAATGATTTTGCTGAGGCAGAGAAACGAA AACTTGAGGCAGTTGCAGCGATCAATAAAGCTATTCGTCTTGGCAATGCGGCGGAGACGGTGGAGGAGTTGATGAACCCTGAAGCCCAGCTGCCACTTGTCTACCAAACTGCTGCCAACCTCTACCAGGCTGAGCTTTTCAGCTTACAGCTCCAGGGGGGACGG TCTGGCCTGGGCCATGAGGAGCTGAGTGTTGCCGTGGAGATGCTATCTGCTGTAGCGGTGCTGAATGAGGTGCTGGACACCAGAGATCCCCAGGCCGTCACTGAGCAACTAACAGACTCTCCTCTGGGCTTCACCAACATGGACCATGACAACCTCAACAG gtaCGCTGACACACTCATTAAGATGCGGGCTGAGGCCCTCACCCAGGGCCAGGAGTTCCTCACCTGGAATGATGTTCAGAAGTGCATCGACACGGTCAACAGTCAGGTCCATGAAGAACATGAAC gCATCATAGCTATAGCTGAGATCAACGAGGCGCTAAACTCAGGGGATCATCAGCAGACACTTGCAGCCCTGCTGCTCCCTACAGCCAAGCTGACAGGGGTCAACCCAGCCACCGCCAAACACTACCACGACGTCCTGCAGCACACCAAACTGCTCCTCTGCCAG AGCTCGGGGGATGAGTCTGCTGTTCTGTGGCTGGACCAAATCCAAGAGGCCATACACACAGCCAaccaggatgaagaggaggctcTCATAT TGGCTGGAGCAGTGGCAGATATCAACAAGATGGTGGCTGATGGGGACTCCCAGAATACACTGCAGGCTCTGCATGCTCCCGCTGCTGGGCTGAGAGCGGTGCTGTCTGAATGTGCTGACACCTACCAGACTGAACTGTttcagatgcagacagacaaagtCTCTACAG GCAACAGTGAGAGTGTATGGGTACGGCATCGTATCAAGGACAGAtatgactactactacaaccTTGAGAAGGGGGAAGGTGTCTGGGAGGAGCCAGAGGGATTTCAACCCAAAGGTGGCCAGCTCAGCAAAGAGGAAATCCAG GGTGTCGTCAGCAGCGTGACCGCAGACTATAACAGGGAACAGTTATGGTTGGCCAACGAGCCCCTGGTGACCTGGCTGCAGGCTCGGATCAGAGGTTACCTGGTCAGGAAAGTGTATGGCCAGAGGATGGAGTATTTACGGCAACAAGAGCCTCACGTGGTCAAACTGCAG GCTTGCTGGAAAGGGCATAAGCAGAGGAAGGTGTACAAGGAGAGAATGGATTTTCTGCAAAACAATGTTGCTTCTGTTGTCAAG ATTCAGTCTTTAGTGAAAATGTggaaagcaaaaagcaaatacAACCGGAGGTTGCAGTACTTCAGAGATCAT GAGAAAGACATTGTGAAAATCCAGGCTTTCCTGAAGGCCAACAAAGCCAGAGATGACTACAGAACACTCA CTGGGGCTCAGGACCCTCCTCTGCCTGTGGTACGAAAATTTGTCCACTTGCTGGAGCAGAGCGCCTTGGACctacaggaggagcaggaagtgacGCGGTTAAGGGAGGAAGTGGTCACCAAGATTCGCTCCAATCAGCAGATGGAGAAAGATCTGAACCTGATGGACATCAAGATTGGCCTGCTGGTGAAGAACAGGATCACCCTGCAG gATGTTGTGACCCACagtaagaaaataaacaagaaaagtaAAGACCTGGCTGCAGGTGACAAGTTTGGTATCAAGGGCCTAAGTAAAGGCAAAAGAAGGAAACTGGAGGCTTACCAACACCTCTTTTACCTGCTACAG ACCAGCCCTTCCTACCTGGCCAAGCTGATCTTCCAGATGCCCCAAAACAAGTCCACAAAGTTTATGGACACTGTGATCTTCACCTTGTACAACTACGCCTCCAACCAGAGAGAGGAGTACCTGCTGCTCAAGCTCTTCAAGACTGCCCTGGAGGAGGAAGTCAA GTCTAAGGTGGACCAGATCCAGGACATAGCGACAGGAAACCCAACAGTTATCAAAATGGTGGTGAGCTTCAACAGAGGTGCACGTGGCCACAACATACTCAGGCAGCTGCTGGCACCTGTGGTCAAAGACATCATTGACAACAGGAACCTGGGCATTAACACCAACCCTGTGGATGTGTACAAGGCCTGGGTCAACCAGCTGGAAACGGCTACTGGAGAGGCCAG CAAGCTGCCATATGATGTGACTCCTGAGCAGGCCATGTCACATGAGGAAGTACGCAACAGGCTGGAGGCGTCCAGTCTGGCTCTCCGGGAAGCGACAGATAAAGTCCTCAGTTCCATTGTGTCATCCTTGGAAAATATCCC TTATGGCATGAGATACATAGCAAAAGTTCTGAGGAGCAGCCTCCATGAAAAGTTTCCAGACGCCTCAGAGGATGAGCTGTTGAAG ATTGTAGGAAACTTGGTGTACTACCGCTACATGAACCCAGCCATTGTGGCTCCTGATGGATTTGACATCATCGACATGTCGGCAGGAGGTCAGCTTCACCCAGACCAGCGCCGTAATCTGGGATCTGTGGCCAAGGTGCTCCAGCACTCTGCTGCCAATAAGCTGTTTGAGGGAGAGAATGCACACATGACACCAATGAACAGCTACATATCACAGACTTATCAGAAGTTTAG GGTATTTTTCCAGGCAGCCTGTGACGTCCCTGAACCTGAGGAGAAATTTAACATCGATGAATACTCGGACATGGTGACCCTGAGCAAACCTATCATCTACATCTCAATAGAGGAGATCATCAATACCCACTCG CTGCTGTTGGAGCATCTAGAGGCCATCTCCCCCGATCACAATGACCTGCTGCATGAACTTCTTCAAGACCTGGGAGATGCCCCTGATGTAGAGGCGCTCCTcg gTGAAGGAGCTGTGGACCCAAACGACCCCAATAGGGAGACCACCCTGAACCAACTAGCAAAGACTGAGATCTCTCTCACCCTAACCAGCAAGTTTGAGCTGCTGGAAGGGGATGACAAGGACACAAAGACTCTCATGACAAA gactAAGAAGCTTATTGTGGATGTGATCCGGATCCAGTCTGGAGAGACTCTGCCTGAGATTCTGGAGACATCGGCCACTGCCCTGCAG GAGTCTGAGCATGCCAAGATTGTAGAGCGCCGTGCAGTCCAGGACGCTCAGACGCCAGAGGGGCTGAAGAGCAGCCCGGCAGTGCTGGAGGACAGCCAGCTGCCTCtggagcagaagaagaggaagatccTCAGGAACCTGCGTACGCTGGAGCAGGCTGGTGTCGTCACTGCAAATAACAAGTACCAGGACCTCATCAATGATATATCAAAG GACATCCGCTACCAAAGACGctacagacagaggaggaaagcagAGCTCTTGAAGCTCCAGCAGACACTGACTGCGTTGAACTCCAAGGCAGCCTTCTACCAGGAACAAATGAACTATTATGACACCTACATCAAAACCTGTCTGGATAATCTCAACCGAAA AAATTCACGCAGGTCTATCAAACTGGACAgtaaaggagaagagaagggcAGTAAGAAGTGGAAGCAGCAGTCTCTGAAGTACACAGGCGCCAGGCTGCATGAGAAGGGAGTCATCCTGGAGATTGAGGGACTGCAGACAAACCA
- the f2rl2 gene encoding proteinase-activated receptor 3: MAKLLPGLLVSLMALQTLQEDGRDAKIRRKIPPGLGPKTFNGTPQKSNHTNQPPALLQPNTKSPRLHVRPEDPAAAYTSGVLSTRVIPSFYTLAMAVGIPSNVYILAFLKVRAKSLSTAVLYLSLALSDLLLLLSLALRVHYHLSGNNWIFGEMACRIVTAFFYGNVYCSAHTIACISLKRYLAVVRPFLYRRLPKMTLAVVTCLGVWALFGAAVVPELLVRQSYHLPQLGVTTCHDVLPLEETSHALLIPYRLILVCLGFVVPFLTCICAHVAVVYHLGRSGCNWRPFVRVTTLVLLIFMVCFSPSGILHIAHYICLFSSGDDRLYGYYRVAVCLCCFHSCLDPFLCVLMSKTAASKLQFISLRRTPQRLPVIIQN, from the exons ATGGCTAAACTCCTACCTGGACTACTAGTCTCTCTGATGGCACTGCAGACCCTTCAGGAAGATG GGAGAGATGCCAAAATCAGAAGAAAAATTCCACCTGGTCTTGGTCCAAAAACATTCAATGGGACTCCACAAAAATCCAACCACACAAACCAGCCGCCAGCCCTGCTGCAGCCCAACACAAAATCTCCACGGCTTCATGTGCGCCCAGAGGATCCTGCGGCAGCCTACACCTCAGGGGTCCTCAGCACCCGGGTCATCCCCTCATTCTACACCCTGGCCATGGCAGTGGGAATCCCCTCCAATGTCTATATCCTGGCCTTCCTGAAAGTCCGAGCCAAGTCCCTGTCCACAGCAGTGCTTTACCTCAGCCTGGCTTTATCAGACCTACTGCTCCTGCTCTCCTTGGCGCTACGGGTTCACTACCACCTCAGTGGAAACAACTGGATATTCGGGGAAATGGCCTGCCGAATTGTCACCGCCTTTTTCTATGGCAACGTCTACTGTTCAGCTCACACTATTGCATGCATCAGTCTGAAGCGCTACCTGGCCGTGGTCAGGCCGTTCCTGTATAGGCGTCTGCCAAAGATGACACTGGCAGTGGTGACTTGCCTGGGCGTGTGGGCCCTGTTTGGTGCAGCTGTAGTGCCAGAGCTCCTGGTCAGGCAGAGCTACCACCTGCCCCAGCTGGGAGTCACCACCTGCCATGATGTACTTCCTCTAGAAGAAACCTCCCATGCTCTGCTGATACCATACAGGCTGATACTGGTGTGTCTAGGCTTTGTAGTGCCCTTCCTTACTTGTATTTGTGCTCATGTGGCAGTAGTCTACCACCTGGGGAGATCTGGGTGCAACTGGAGACCTTTTGTTAGAGTCACCACTCTGGTTCTCCTTATCTTCATGGTATGTTTCTCCCCAAGTGGCATTCTGCACATCGCCCATTACATATGCCTCTTTTCCAGCGGGGACGACAGGCTATATGGATACTACAGAGTAGcggtgtgtctgtgctgcttcCACAGCTGTCTGGATCCCTTCCTGTGTGTGCTCATGTCTAAGACAGCCGCCTCGAAACTGCAATTCATTTCCCTCCGCAGGACACCTCAGAGACTGCCTGTTATCATCCAaaactga